GGCGTCCTGTTGGTGATGCTCATCATGGTGGCGGGGGTGATGGTCACCGTCTACATCTACCATCACCCGACATCGGCCGCCAGCCTCTTCCTGATCGAGGTGAGCCACACGTGCCGCTGTCAGCCGTGACGGACTGCTAAATAAAAGAACATAATGCAGTAGTATTAAGTATacaggaaccatatttggtaacttaaCTCAAAATGGACGGCACACGCCTCAAATATCAGGTGGTACAACCATCACTTCTTAGAGGCCAAAGAAActataaagaaaatataaatgtcatagtgatgactttttttattaaagaaaTATACTTGAataagtatattaaaaaaataggtgattcatttttgtcatcaaaaacctaaacaaaatacaacatatacaatacaaaaaatgactaaatttttttcttgaaaaaagtatggctttattcatttcattacttttttggCAGAAAAGACAACTCCCCCCAAACAAACttcataacaaaaatattgaaaaaaatgtgaaaaagggtATTCTAAAAAAGGCTACATTTTccaatgaaaatgagtttgtttCATTGAAAAGAAAGAGCGGGTTCATTATAATACTTTCTAAGTAGCGATGGTAGGCTATAGTAAATTAgctaatgtttattattataataattaatattctCTATACAGAAGTGCGGCAGCAGCAAAAATAGTCAGCAacattgtatgtatgtacagcaaGTAACATCATCTGTGTGTAGCGTTTACCGAGCTTCACCGTGTATTCTCAGAGACGGCCGAGCAGGTGGCCGGCCATGAAGTTCCGCCGTGGCTCGGGCCACCCGTCCTACGCCGAGGTGGAGCCGGCGGGCCACGAGAAGGAGGGCTTCATCGTGTCTGAGCAGTGCTGAGGGCCAAATTTCCAGCCAGTGAGGGACGCCGTCACCTGGATCATCCTGGATCTGGAGAAAAGACTCGTTTTGCCGAGCGACTGAAGATGAGGACGCCACGGAAGGACAACATGGCTGCCTCGACTGCGACTGTATGGCAACAGGAGGGAATGGCAccatatatattttcaagaacaatGTGTGAAGGGATTTACACTTTATTGTGGCTGAGGTACTACAATACAGTATAGGCTTTGAATGTCCATCCGGTTATGTCTTACTTTGCATTTTCTTCTCATGGCATGTTTTCACaggccttttcttttttcttgttttttatttcactaACAGCGTAGCAGGTTTGATTGACTTTTGTACAGCGTTTATGTACACATTAATCCTGCAGAGCCTACATCATCTATCACAGCAAAGTTCAGAAAATTatggttttatttgatttgtggtattatatatacaggtatatatatatttgttactATGGCTGACACTGAAAAATAATCATCCCATAGAAATGAAGTGGTAATGCTACGGTAGattaaaaagtcacattttctcTATAAAAATTGATAATATTATGAGAGTAAAGTAATTTTACGGGGGAAATTATTAAAGGCAAattttaatgaggacaaaaagtCATTTATTAGGAAGTAAAttctaaaacatttgtttacaaCTATTCTTGTAGATTCCtacttttttcaagaaaaaaactgcTATATGACCTTATTATCTTATGAATACAACCTTTTCTCTGAgaagacttttttcttttcttttttttcttcaaaatacaaccattctcataagattactacttttttccccatgaaaTCTAATTTGTTTCCCCTCGATTACTACTTTTttcttaaggaaaaaaaacaaatttatttccatattactactttttctgtacttttttctttaaaatgttttatttaattctcGTACGATTATTACTTTATCCACCAAAGTcggactttcccccccccccttttgaaaatgttttaatttagattacgactttttttcaaagaagaaaaataaaatgtgtttccctctcaaaatgttttatattttatttagatCTTTTTTCAACATGGTCCTGACACTCCTTAGTAGTTTTTGAACAAGTGATTAGCACTCCTCTAAATGATTTCTAATGAGTTCTAATCCAATCAAAAGGTTagttgtatgtatgtacatttttttcttattttacttttttttctttgctacGTGCCATTTTGTGTCTGAAaagtttgcacttttttttttctttttttttttttttttttacatgtggtactaatgcaaaataacaAGACAGGCGcttgtgagtgtgtatggccAATCTATTTTCTTATTGTTTGTCTGAATGGGAAAAaactaaatgacaaaaaaacaagggtTTTTAGTTGTGGTTGGATTTCCATCAGATGGCTCTGCACAGATGAATTGTTCATTGATTATCCAGAAAAACACAATGGTCCTGCTTTTGATTCCTGTGTTTTGATTGAGCAGTGTatccttttcttttgtttagaTTGGGCAGTCTTTGTTTCCTTGGTTCTGATTGGACAGCGTGTTTCCACCTGTTAACGTGACCCTTATACTGCCTCACACATTaattatacaatacaatacaataatatacCAAGACCAAAACATTTGCAGATTCAGGTATATCATGGTAAACATTTGTAGTATGGCTGCACAGTacagggaaaaatatttttgtaagtgTCCTTTTCGACTTCGTTAAACCCTTCCAGTCTTTAATTTCACACATCATcttatgtgtatgtatgtatatattattatatataatatatatattaaatacacatttcacACGTCAGCCCAACGCCAAATTGCTACTGACAAATATGTACAATGTAACACTTAATGgcgaaattaaataaaaaaaattttttgccaTGACCAAAGACACGTCTCGCCTCACATAAGCCAAATAAAATAGTTTACAGATGGTAATTACTAATTTAAGAGGTTGTTGCgaaattaacatttaaatattctTTTCGTCCAATTATGGCGCTCAAAAGTTATCCAAGGTCGTTAGCATGCTAGGCAAATTGGAGCAATTAGAATTAAACCGTTCGTTATCTTCAgttgttgtatttattcaacACCAACGTTTGTGTCTATGCGTGTACTGGAAAGCCATGATTGgaattgtaatatttgtagatattcattaaaaaaaatacaatacctATTAGTCGAAGACAACACAACATTAGTATGAATTCCCGCTCATCCTGAGGAAGTTAGCAGTATAGCCCGGGCTGGCCGTAAGCTGCGGAATGGAAGAGCACAACAGTCTTTAATTTTTGAAAGAGaacattgaatatttatttaaacatgTTGAGTAAATTAATTTCCACTTAATTACACAGCTGtcataaactttaaaaaaaataccgaCGCCTGAAACTGCAAGTGTTTTTGGACTGGCTAATTTCTTGTTGTTACACTTTGCTATGGTAATATTTTCGATGAggaaacaaaatggctgactggTGTTACTCACTTTTGACATTCTGCTTCTGACtgacctccccccccccccccccatcttatTCCACACCTATCTCATCCTTATAGCAATTTTTTTGGGttaaatgcattttacataatcaaaataatggtttaaaaacaaataaaaaacgtgGTTTTATCATTCCCAAAGGccgatttattttatttttctatagtgcaaatgtacctaatgaagtggcccgtaatttttttttgtctgtgctgTCATCTTGCGGCAAGAAGAAATAGCACATGAAGCAACAAATTGATTATAATACAAAATTAATATTAGATCGAAGGAAGTCAAATTTGATGATTGTTAAAGAAGTTATTAAGGACACTTACTGCTCCTTCACAAAATGGCAACACCAGGAGTTGGCGATATGGACAATATTTTTAAGCACGTACGCTACACTAGGCATTATGATTCCGTTCGTACTTATTGCGCTGTAATTTATcactaatgcagtagtaaagccacaactacagtaaatatttgtatgacaaacatccatccatccattttctgcttctcctcactcgggtcgcgggcgtgctggagcctatcccagctgtcatcgggcaggaggcggggtacaccctgaactggttgccagccaatcgcagggcacatacaaacagacaaccattcgcactcacagtcatgcctacgggcaatttagagtctccaattaatgcatgtttttgggatgtgggaggaaaccggagtgcccggagaaaccccacgcaggcacggggaagaacatgcaaactccacacaggaggggccggggattgaaccctcagacgctctaaccagtcgtccaccgtgccgcctatatgaCAAACACTacaatgcaaataaatgcaaaacatcTCAAAGTACAGCTGTCATCCGCTTGTAACATGGAGATATCGGATGTCAAGGCCATAAACCAAGGACCTCCTGTaatgttgaaaatatttattgaacaCACTTTACCAcaattttacagtattttttctaTATTTGATGGATTTATGTTTCTATTGAGAATGAGTAAATATTGAGACACGGAAATTAAAACATAGGTGGGAATAACTGAGTATAAAATTGTATGAaacttttaacatttatgattttataaggggcggcacggtggccgcctggttagagcgtcagcctcacagttctgaggacccgggttcaattcccggccccgactgtgtggagtttgcatgttctccccgtgcctgcgtgggttttctccgggcactccggtttcctcccacatcccaaaaacatacataaattggagactcgaaattgcccgtaggtgtgcctgtgagtgcgaatggttgtttgtttgcatgtgccctgcgattggctggcaaccagttcagggtgtaccccgcctcctgcccgatgacagctgggataggctccagcacgcccgcgaccctagtgaggagaagcggctcagaaaatggatggatggttttataaAGGGAGACGGGCTCCCCTCATGTACCTGAAATGTTTCTCTGTGCTCCTGCACCACgaagtgcttttttgttttttttgcaatatcaaAAATCTGACTTTGCATGGCAAAGATGCCACGAGATGGGggcaaagcactacatgaagTGCCTCAAACCACTTTAACATAGTTCTTTAGCACCAAcacacaagatggtgccaaagcagtATTTTTATATCAGTTCTTCGGTCTGAACAGGTTCCCgaaaaattaattattaaatcTGTGGGGGAGACCataacatttgatttaaaattgATTAAGACTTTTGAATGAATGCGAAGACACGCTAAACAGATTAGAAATGAAACTTTTATTAGGAATTATTTTCAATGAGAActacaaaaacagaaaaggacAGCATGAATGAAAGGCGGACTATTGTCATCACACTCAATAAGTTCCACTGAGAGGAGTTTGGGGGAGGTGGACAAGCACAAGCACATTTTTGTACAATATAAAACAGCAATGAGAACCCCGCCCACCCATGCACATTTCATTGTCTTTACATTATAACAGCCCCATCAGCTCCGTTATACTACAATGCGACGTGGTGGCGGTGATTTTAAAGGTAGTCGTCGGCGTCAGTGTTTGCTCTTCTTGGACTTTTTGTGAGATCGGCTGTGCGGTGACCTGGACTTGGAGCGGGATTTCTTGGTCGACTTCTTGGGTGTCCGGGAACGCGACCGCCGCGACCGCTTGGGAGTGCGAGGGGATGACGGAGATCTGGGAGGACAAAAGGTTGAAGAATGAAGAGTGTGCCGTTCATTTAGAAATGTGTGACATCATaacttcaaataaatatatactctATATCCCCACAAGTGTacacaaattataaaaaaattaatggtaAAGACAATTTATGAGCCAATACAATTACAATTTCACATTTCTTAGACATTACACGCATACCATAATTCCgttttaaaagtcaaatgtggGCCTTAAGCACAGACGTTTGTGCCCAGCAGCCCCTCGGTTTAGACCGAAGGAGCCATCTTGATTGCTACTTTGTTAGGCAAATACACAGGGCGCCCATTTTGTGTGGTACCTCTTTGAGGACTTCTTGACAACGGAGCGTGGAGAGTCCTTGTGAGAGGGGCGCAAGGATGTGTCCTTAGAGTATGATCGCTCGGACCGCTCCGAGCGAGGGGACGGAGAACGGCCCCGTCTTCCGCTACCGCTGCCACGCGTGGGGCTGGGGGAGGCGCTGTGCCGCCGCTTCCTCTCGACAGCCGGGGACGAGTATCTGTCCAGACAGGAAGTGAGCGCACGTGAACGATCGCTTCAAGAGGAACAACAAGTGTACATTTGACTCACTTGTCTTTCCTGGTCGGCGTGTCTTCCTTCTCCTTCTTCAAATCTTTCAGCCTTGCGTCCGCTTTCTCTTTGTCCTTCTTCTCTCGTTCTTTCTCCCGCTCCagtttctccttctccttctcctgcaacagcacaatgaatacatatttaacaAACGAAGAACATTTTTGGAGGcgtatttccacatttttcaatcGATTAAAACCATtccaatttcaaaatgtttggcaCATTCTCCTGCATGTACCACTTTTCCTGGGGAAAAAATTCCCATTAAAATGGATGTTAACATTTAGCCCATTTGACTTTATTATTCCATACTTCTCAACCagttcaaaccattccaaatgttcagctcattcacaACATCTTGGAAACCATTTTTCACATTCCaagaattacttttttttttttttttttaattccacattttccatgacaaTATACCCAAATAAATGCAGACATTTTACACACTTACCtgctccttccacatttctcaaccaattcaaaccattccaatgtccatccatccattttctgagccgcttctcctcactagggtcccgggtgctggagcctatcccagctaacatcgggcaggaggagggtataccctgaactggttgccagccaatcgcagggcacatacaaacaaacaaccattcgcactcacattcgcacctacgggcaatttagagttgtcaatcaacctaccatgcatgtttttgggatgtgggaggaaaccggagtgcccggagaaaacccacgcaggtacggggagaacatgcaaactccacacaggcggggccggggaatgaaccccggtcctcagaactgagaggcagacgctctagccagtcgaacaccgtgccgcccattccaatatcaaaatgtttaaatcatTCAGAAAATAAGGAATACTACTGTCCCATAATGCCACATTTTctacaagaaaaaacattcaaataaatggagGAGCTAAAGGTTTACCATATCTCAGCCAATTCATGCCATTGTAACATCTCAAAATCCCCCCTAAAATGCTACTTTTAGTGCAATTTCTAATTTTCCATGCAAAAAATTAAACTGATTAAAATCATGCAAATTCATTAATGGAGACATTTTTTACAAAACTTACCACTTATCTCACTACAAGTCAGCTTTTATCATTTTTCAAAGTctcacattctacatttcaattcattgtacagcatttcagtagtgtcaACTCTTTGGCATTCACAGGCAAATTTTAGTTACTATTCTGCGTTCTTCCTACCTTCTGCAGTAGTTTGTCCCTGTAATGTTCCACCTGCTCCTGAAAGCTCTGACCAGGTTTCTTGGGCCTCTTACCCGATTCCAGCTCATCTTGGAACTTCATGACTTTCACCTTGTTGGGAATGACAAACAGCTCATTGTAACTACAGTGGAAGTGGCGCTATTATGGACAGTATACTTTTTAAAGGCTTGTATTGTGTTCCCTTGCGAAGGGACCTAACATTGCCGAAAACACATGAGTAATTGAagcttttactttacttttgtctaaatgtcgCTCCTCGAATGACTTCAACATAGCACCAAAAATGGGGATTTGCGAATGCAGAGCCGCAAatataagtaaatattttggcaTCTGCTGACTTCTGAAAATGTAATTGAGTGAAGCTGTTACATAACAGCGGGGCTAATTTACTTGGTAACTGCCACCACACTCAGTTTCTCTGCCAATGACAAAACCAACTCGGCAAGGAGAAGGTTAATTTCAGTTTACACCTGTGTACCAAGTCAATTAGTACGCCTCCTCCTTGGTCATTTACGTTTTATTGAGTCTCTCACCTCTATCTCTCGTAGCTTGGTTCGCTTCTCCTCGTTCATTTCGGACAATTTAGCCTTCAGGTCCGTGTCGTCCCTGACGGGGTTGGAGTAGCTCGGGGTGGCAGTTGCCGTGCGGGGGCTCTTCTCGTCGTCGCTGTTCTCCGCATACCTTCAAACACGCCACGCCCATTAAGACACAAAACAGGGTAATGCTGTCCAACTGTGGGAATTATAACCCTCGCCTCCTTCACCTTTTCGGTTCTTCAGGCTGCTCAAATGCTTCCCATTTCGAGGTGGTCACAGCTAAAGGCCAAACAAAAGACGACGTGTTTAGACAGAGAAACATCCTATgactgcatttaaaaatgaaaggtTTAACGCATTCCAACCTTGAGATGCCAGCTCCGACTCGTCCACGGCTTCCCATTTTGAGGGCGCCACCTTGAAAGTGGTCTCCTTGGACTGGTCgacttgaaaaaaagaaagaccaaATTGTACATGTAGCTACATAACCTTTAAAATAGTGTTCAGTATTCCGATATTTGAGTGCATTTAAGAAGAGCTGATTTTTTTGACTTTCCTTCATAAAGAGGTTCCTTGCAGACTTGCAATTTTACATTCATGTTTGATACCTGAATGTTACTCCAATTACATTGAAATCGTTTTGCAAGTTTGGTGCCATGCACAATATGAACTTGAGAAATAaaactgttgattatctaaaaaagaaaccaattggtcgttcattattaagtgacATGCCTTATTTTCTCGTGTCTTCATAACTGCTctataaccaaacaaaaatatagtttatctaAATACTCAATTATTCAATACAATTTTCATTAGGTTActcgaatactaaaatattcaatagttGCATCCCTAATAGCTATGTAAAAAGGTATCATGTTGGGATACGTTTATTCAGACAACAGACAATTTGGATGTGCTCTCCTTTTTTATTCCTAATGTATTTCAGAGGTATTGGATCAGGATACTCCAAATCCAATGACTAACGCAAAAATGTGATTGGGACGTTCTTAAAATAACTAGTTGGTTAGAACTCCATTAATAAAAGAGTACAAAGTTAACTTGCATTAACACTTAGTATGAATTTTAGGAATCTTCagattaaataaatgttttcaaaaggcAACATTTCAAGCCTGGaattaattcactttacattatttattacgaagggaatttgttttgaaattagaagtaGCAGTCAACCAGCATCACAGAATTTATTGCGTTTGACTTTGGCGCTTCAACAATACATTCATTTAGCATGAATCATCTTTATCATATTTTCCTCCATTTGACTCACAAGGTATCCCATCGATGTCCTCCTCCACGGGCTTGATGGGAACGCCATCTAAGTCATCCAGGGGGGCTCCATCGATCATGGCCCCGTCGTTGGGCCCCGCATCGATGGGCAGCCCGTCCATGTCTTCGATCGGCGAGCCGTCCACATACTCTCCTATTGGCGCGCCGTCGATGTCTTCTGTGGGCTCGGGCTGCGGAAAACGTCATCATCCAGTGTTAGATTGGAATGATACATtgattcatccatttttcatagTTAACACTTCTGACAGACAATGAGTTATGTAGCTTGGCATAAAGTCATGATTTACGTCATAATTGATTCAAGCCCTACTAGTTTGCTTCCTAAAAGGGCTGCAGTCCAAATCAAAACAGACGAGGAAATGAGTAcagtttcaaatgaaaaataaatgaataaataaaaattaacaatttGTGGTAACTATTGCAATACGTATGTAGACGTGGGAAATGGAGAGTTAATGTTTTTAGGCTGCTTTTCACGatgatacaaaatattttaaaaagttcattacaatgtttttcaacaaaataaaacttctctaaatacacaattttttaaataattgttacCATTATGGAATAAGTATTTTGTTGTGGAAACACTTATGGGAAATTCAAATATTCACAATCCATAGTTGACTGTTAAACTAACACCacattttttctaaatacaCCCTTATCATTTACCTCAACAGGAATTCCGACAGGCTCCTTTTCGGACGCCAGGTTCACGAGACCCAGGAATATGTTCTGCAACTTGATGAGGAAGGGGTCTGGATACACGGCCCAGTCCTCCCATGCTCGGAAGCATGACATCACACGTTGCTGTAACCATGGAGACAATATGGCTGAGTGGAAAAAACACATACTCCTGCCTGAGGTCAGCTTTATAAAATTCTTCATGTTTCGTTTTGCAtaccttaaagttttcactctgcAGGTGACCTTGGGTGGTTTTATACGTGGCGTTGAGGTCTGCAAAAATCTGGCAGAGCTTCACTTCAAAACTGTGAAGGACGAAGGGACAAAAGGGGATGAATGTCACATGCCCGTGCAGTCAAAAATGAGTGTGAAagtgtgttgcagccattaGTACAAGTACTATATTTTGCAGTTACAATTCCctaatgtgtgtaaatgccaaaaggtgacTTTCATGACAATACAGTTTATGTAAAGTGCTCATATACATATTAGGTGACTTTCATGACATAATACAGTGTATGTAAAGTGCTCatatacatatttgttttcccATTTGTGATGTAATGCTgtataagcaattaaaaagtcactttccTGAATATGTCCCCTTTAGGCGAATAATTCACATATGGAAGAGCGCTAACTCACTATTTTCTGTAGTAGGAGGCGTTGGTTACTTTGGCGGAGGAGTTGTACAGCACGTCAGACACCAGATATAACCGTGCAATCTGAAACAATGACCGAAGTGTTCAATTGATTGAGTGTATGATGGAAGGGAATTACTATGATAATAAATCTGTGTGGTTACCTTCTTTGGGAGAGGGGTCTTAAGGATGGAAAGGGACTCCGTGACACATTCCACGATCTCTTCAGCGGCTTCGGCGTGAGTGAGACAAAACAACATGGCCTCGGCGATGTCGCCCCTTCTGGGTGTCAAGCCACGAAGCATCTCCTCTAGCTTGTCTCGCTCACTGTAAACATGCAGAGGAAAACAACTATTTTTCCGAACACAACTTCTATAAATCGCAAGTGTCTTACTCTTCTTTCAAGCAGCCTTTCTTGAGAgagtcctcctcttcctcctcctcttcgccGTCGTCGTACGGACCATGGAGGTAGGGATTGAGTGGTGGCGGGCGCCAAAGAGAGCCGTTCTTGAACATCCTAAAGTCATCTGTTCGCCATTTGACTGGTGCTTCGCCCTGGAAACGTCACCATGTAGTGTTAATATCACAATGATAGTCATAGACAACCACctctggattgttttttttgtacaagtcTAAATTATGAGTGCAGTTGCTTTATCAAGAATGCTTAGTTAATCGTAATTGCAAAAAGGTTCACATCAAATATGTTCAGCGCTGCACCCCAAAGGTTCCTGGGCCCCTCGAAAGTACTACCCCCAAAGCAGAGTCATCTTTTAACACCAATAAATCAACCTGGAACTGAATTTTATGATAGGTCCTGTAGTGCAAAGATGCAATGGTCTTTCAGTAGTTCCTAGTTTCAGGGTAAAGTTCCTGTGGCCGAAATGGGCCTCAAATGCTGATACAGCTGAATTAGAagcctcttttacacagagaTGGTGCAAATTGGCAACATGAGAGCCTTTAACAAATATTAACATTAAGCCACCTTTGGTTTTTACACGGAACAACATTACCCCCACTCTGTGtcagtacctggaaaaaacaacaaccttagGAGGCAGTGGAAACATTGAACCAACCCACCGACTGTACTCCCAAGTACATCGCTTTACAACTACTTAATACCCAATTACTGATTTTCATTTGAGTGATTTAAATTTATGGATGTGATTCTAGAAATGTTtctcatacaaatatttgctcaaattatGACTTAA
The genomic region above belongs to Phycodurus eques isolate BA_2022a chromosome 21, UOR_Pequ_1.1, whole genome shotgun sequence and contains:
- the u2surp gene encoding U2 snRNP-associated SURP motif-containing protein isoform X2 gives rise to the protein MPPWSLHPKTRRTLRRNLLSLIHRMIEFVVREGPMFEAMIMNREINNPMYRFLFENQSPAHVYYRWKLYTILQGEAPVKWRTDDFRMFKNGSLWRPPPLNPYLHGPYDDGEEEEEEEDSLKKGCLKEDERDKLEEMLRGLTPRRGDIAEAMLFCLTHAEAAEEIVECVTESLSILKTPLPKKIARLYLVSDVLYNSSAKVTNASYYRKYFEVKLCQIFADLNATYKTTQGHLQSENFKQRVMSCFRAWEDWAVYPDPFLIKLQNIFLGLVNLASEKEPVGIPVEPEPTEDIDGAPIGEYVDGSPIEDMDGLPIDAGPNDGAMIDGAPLDDLDGVPIKPVEEDIDGIPFDQSKETTFKVAPSKWEAVDESELASQAVTTSKWEAFEQPEEPKRYAENSDDEKSPRTATATPSYSNPVRDDTDLKAKLSEMNEEKRTKLREIEVKVMKFQDELESGKRPKKPGQSFQEQVEHYRDKLLQKEKEKEKLEREKEREKKDKEKADARLKDLKKEKEDTPTRKDKYSSPAVERKRRHSASPSPTRGSGSGRRGRSPSPRSERSERSYSKDTSLRPSHKDSPRSVVKKSSKRSPSSPRTPKRSRRSRSRTPKKSTKKSRSKSRSPHSRSHKKSKKSKH
- the u2surp gene encoding U2 snRNP-associated SURP motif-containing protein isoform X1, with product MAERTPGGSQKASAKALLESKLKSFSIGKMSVAKRTLSKKEQDEIKKKEDERAAAEIYEEFLAAFEGGSEGKIKAFVRGGIANATKEETATDEKRGKLYKPKSRFDSQSKSILPLETPPQFSTVDKRHSAKKTNEKEKKKSNLELFKEELKQIQEERDERHKMKGRVSRFEPLGGVEGRRSFLDDCAPGSHDVGDPSTTNLYLGNINPQMNEEMLCQEFGRYGPLASVKIMWPRTDEERARERNCGFVAFMNRRDAERALKNLNGKSIMNFEMKLGWGKGVPIPPHPIYIPPSMMEHTLPPPPSGLPFNAQPRERLKNPNAPLVPPPKNKEDFEKTLSQAIVKVVIPTERNLLSLIHRMIEFVVREGPMFEAMIMNREINNPMYRFLFENQSPAHVYYRWKLYTILQGEAPVKWRTDDFRMFKNGSLWRPPPLNPYLHGPYDDGEEEEEEEDSLKKGCLKEDERDKLEEMLRGLTPRRGDIAEAMLFCLTHAEAAEEIVECVTESLSILKTPLPKKIARLYLVSDVLYNSSAKVTNASYYRKYFEVKLCQIFADLNATYKTTQGHLQSENFKQRVMSCFRAWEDWAVYPDPFLIKLQNIFLGLVNLASEKEPVGIPVEPEPTEDIDGAPIGEYVDGSPIEDMDGLPIDAGPNDGAMIDGAPLDDLDGVPIKPVEEDIDGIPFDQSKETTFKVAPSKWEAVDESELASQAVTTSKWEAFEQPEEPKRYAENSDDEKSPRTATATPSYSNPVRDDTDLKAKLSEMNEEKRTKLREIEVKVMKFQDELESGKRPKKPGQSFQEQVEHYRDKLLQKEKEKEKLEREKEREKKDKEKADARLKDLKKEKEDTPTRKDKYSSPAVERKRRHSASPSPTRGSGSGRRGRSPSPRSERSERSYSKDTSLRPSHKDSPRSVVKKSSKRSPSSPRTPKRSRRSRSRTPKKSTKKSRSKSRSPHSRSHKKSKKSKH